Genomic segment of Dromaius novaehollandiae isolate bDroNov1 chromosome 6, bDroNov1.hap1, whole genome shotgun sequence:
AGTGGTTTCCATCTCTTTACCCCACTGACTCCATTCACTTTGCCCTCATTTCACTAATGAGCAATAAAATACAACAATACAACTTGGACTGGGATTGCTTTTTAGGACATAAAACAGCTTCTTCCTGGCAGCGTGTGCAATGCTTccaaagagctgctgtgcctcCGAGCTCGGGCGCAGTCCTTGTGCTGGTGCCAGCCACCAGCGCCATCTGGTGACTCCCCACCAGCCCGGTCTGCATTTCTCTCACAGACGGGATTTCTGCTGTTTGACACTTCACCTAAAATTCAAAACTTCCCCGATCCCCGAGGTAATGAATTCCTATCTGGTTCTGCTGGGTCCTGTGCCCAGCCCAAGCCTCCCCGGCAATAATCGCCCCTATCTCCTAAATGGCATTTCCACCAGGATCACACCGTGCCCTCAGCCCTCGCTCAGTCCAACTGGAGATGCATCTGAAGCTGATCCGGGCTGCAGACAGCCTGAGAGGCCAAATTAAACcggttttctttcttctcccctctctgcCTCAACTCAGTGTCAGTCTTCTGGCAGCCTGCTCTTCCCACCTCAGCATCTGCATCTGTTATCTCAGCTGGGAAGCAGAGAGCATCTCCTGGATGTATCTGTGTTCCTAGAAGAATAGGACTGACAGCGGCTCCGAACAATAGATAGTGCCACCCTATGGTATGTGTTACGGACAGAGCTGGTATAAAACAGGGAGAGGATGCGTGCTGTCTGGTGGTGCACCCTCCCCCAGGTTGCTGAGGCAGACAAGCCGTTTCGCTCTGACTGATTCTCTCTCTGCTAGCTTAAAACTCCAGCCTGGGCAGGCTGCCCCAGGGATTTCAGTTTAGAAAGTACTTCAGTCCCCAGTGAATCACCATGAGCTCTTCTCACCTAAACAACAGAGCTGAGAGCCACCTTCGAGCCTCAGAGGAGCACGAACTGGAGGCAGTGGGGAAGAAAGCTTGGGATAATCCTGTTTACAATGGCTCTCCCTCTACCTCCTTGAAGATCCGAGCTATCTACAACCCCAAGTCCATTCTGGAGAATCCCTATGAGAACTTTGAAGAGGTGGGGGGTCCgctgccctgctcagagcagcagagcaaagcTGTGGATGGGAAGACAAGTCCTTTCCCCAAGTGCTGCTTCTACATCTTCAAAGGCATTCGAGGTAAAGCTCTGACTTCTGACTAGAAAGGCTTTACTAAACCTTGGGAACAGCAATGCTATGGGGGGGAAGGTAATGCAGAAGGGAGAAACACCAACGTATATGTATAGCCTGGGAACCTACTCAACATAGACTAGCACTACTTCAGAGGTCGTCTTCAGCTGACCAGGGAGCGGGGGAGCATCCTTATTCCATGTGGCTTGCTGCAGCTCCAGGGTCTGTCCTGCTACCATTCCTAAAGAGGAGGAGGTACAGACAGACTTGGGGGTGCACTCAAGGTCAAGCAGTGAAACTGTTGGCAGAGCCTAAGGCAGAACTTAGATGTCCTGTATCCAATGGAGTCATCACTTTGATGATGAGAATATTTCCTCTTTCTATGAATTTCCCAAATGGAGTGGTACTTGCCTCCTATGTTATTGTAACTTATGAACTGACATAAATACCCGCTAGAGAAAATCTAGAGCTGTCAGGGCTGAAATACAGAGGATAACAGGAATGTACCAAACAAGGCTTTGTTTTAAGGCAGCTGAAGGAAAGAGGTGTTAGTTTACTGCTTGAAAGATAAAGGAGAACGAAACAATGTGTAGGCTTGTACAGAAGCAGCTAGCTAAAAGCTGCGAGCACCGATGTACGTTGCCTGTAGGGATACAGCCCTGGACAAGGGCACTTACTGAATTGTTTCACATAGAAGGCATAAAGTCCCAATGCTAGAAAAACAGGGCAGGCAGAGCAAGGAACTGTCTTTCTTAGGGAAATGATTTTGGTTTGGGAGGGTGGGGGGTTATTTGCcaatacctttttctttctgactAGTTTTTATCTGCAGCCCTGCTTCCTGGTCTCACAAGTACCCCTCTGAGCCATACAGCAGCATAGCTTGGTCCAGGATTTCACAGTCTCTCTGTGATTAGTTCTTTCTAACTGTCATTGCAGTTGCAGTCCAGCACCATTGATTCATATGAAAGCTAGAGCTAAGGCTTTAGAGATCTCTGCTGGACAAGGAGCAATGCTGGCAAGGGTTGGAGGGTAACTACGAATTGTTCAGAGGGAGTGTATCATTTACCTGTTTTATTCTGATGTCCTTTGCTCTAGGCATTTTTCAAGgactaacaaagaaaaaaaaatctatactttAACACCAGAATTCCCTTTTGAGATGCCAGGTTTGAAATCAGAGAGTGCAAATGAGAAGCTGTCAGGACACTGCAGCATTCCCTTCTTTCATGGCTTTTGCAGCATTGTGTCCTGACAGCAAGGGTGGTAAATACAGTAAGGGTGCAGGACAGACCAGAGCTGTGCAGGTGAGAAGAAAGGCTTCTGGCAGCCTCACAGATACTGGATGGGAAATTCTTCCTTGAATGGTGTCCTTTGCATCTTTGTTACAtgctaattatttttcattgcctCTCTCaggatagtctttttttttctttttttctttatttaaccATGTTAGTGACTCACATGGAAAATGGAGGCAGGAAGGATAAATCACTTATCTAAGGACAGAAAGGGACAGTTTGTGTTTCTTGCTAGCAACCATTCCTTGGCAGTTACTTGTCCTTGGCTCTTTGATTTGCTTGTTGTCATCCTTACCAGCTACTGAGCTGGACTACAAGCTGTCATCCCACcagtgagcagctgctgctcccagtgCCGCTGTCCAGGTCTGCACTTCTCTGAACTGACTCCAAGCAACAATAtgtcctctggctgctgctgcctcacagGCAACCTACAGACAGACTTTCCTAGGTGTCTTGTTGGCACTGTAACCTCTGAGGGGCACCCGGATTCTTGCTGCCTTTGGAAGAGGATGTCCAGCTGTACCTGAGACTGAGCTTGGCACTTGCCTGGCTCACAAGTCTCACTTAAGACTAGTCTCAGAAGATAATGCAGATGTTCTTCTCCTGTGTAGGAGGATTAGAATTACAAATGAAACCTGGGCATAGATTTTTCTGTTGTCTAGATTCTTCTTTTGCTCTGCCTTGCAAATGCCAGACTGTCATGTAGGATGCCATGAGGAAGTCTGGATACCAGTCTTGAGTGTCCTTCTAGTCCAAATGAGCTCCATCTCCAGCCATCCAAGGCAGGGCAGTGACAAAGGAGACACAGTTGGGAACATGCTTCATCTAGGGGCTGGTAGATTTCCGTTGCATTTTTCCCTAACAAAACAGCTGAAATCAAACCTCAACCAATATAGTTTTACAACTAATGGATAGAATCTGACAGACAAGGGCACAGGACCAGCCTCATGGTCCTCCAGGTATAATTTTGGCCAAGTTTGTGAACCAAGTTTTAAAGGGTATTCAGGTGTCCCAGAATTCTAGTGTTCCTGAGTGCACTTCTTTTCCTGTAGCAAAGAAACCCTGTGCCTCTGTTCCCAGCATGGGGATACTAGAGGCTCCCTGCCTCGTAGAAGAACAAATAAACCTGTTACAAGACTGTGACATGCTCTGATCTGGAGATGATGGGAGTTATTTAAGAGTGACCTGAACAGATGGTTTCACAAGGACAGAGTTCTGACTCATCTCTAGCGTACCTCTGGTTGCACTGGGGTATGCTCCCGTTTTCTTGTCGTTCATTGCTTAGAACACAAAAATGCAAAGCAAGTTCAAATTACCATGAGTCCATTTACAATGCCAACTTGTGCCCTCCTCCTCTGAGCAGCTTgcctttcctttctgcttcctcaGCCTTACCTTTGTCTCTCACACTAGCGTCTCTCTGCTCCTTTGTTCCCTGCTGTTTTTCTCTATTGTGAAGACCCTTGTAGACCACATACCACTTTCTCCTGCACAGGAGTTAACCCAGATCTCCTTCAGGCTCTCATTTCTGTTGCTGTTCTCAGCAGGGTCAGAGCAAGCTACTGTTTGTCTGTTCAGGAGTGAGTTCAGGATGCTGAGAGTCATTATGCTAGCTAAAGGTGCAAAAAGCTCTCTGGCCTGTTGAGATACAAAAAAACTATCAAAAGGATAGGAGTGGGTGCACACACAACACTAAACCACTTTTGCTTTCTccaaagcaaaaagctttttctcttcttctgccAGAGACTGCTTAAATCGTCTGGCCTTTGATCAGCTTTGATCCTTGCTTGCAAGAGGATGATTGTTGCCTGCTACTGGGGGTAGGCATCAGAGCTGAGCTGTCTGGGAGTTGCAGAAAGGAGCAAGACTATCAGTATTATTGACATGGATTCCATCAGTAGGCTTTCAAGTGGaaattcttgtgcttttcaaCTTCAGGAGACTTTTGGCAATCACAGCAGAAAGTCACTACAGCAAGAACAAACAAATAATTAATGGTGTCAGGTGGTTCATCAGTACCAAAATGGCAAGGTtcgttttaaagaaaatgttcctCTCTTTTTGATCAACCCTGGAGATGTTTAATGACTCGCTTTTGCTGTGTGAAGAAAGCATATCGTTAGCTGTTATAAACAGGCATGACTGTACTGAAGTCAATGGATCTCCATTGATACACATCCTGAGGATAATTTGGCTCTAAATTCTATCTGAAAATATTGAGTTGAGGTATTTTCATCAAGTCTTATGACCTACAAGAAATCTGCCAGAGTTTTTGAGTAAGCAAGGGACAAATATTTGAGGCCAGATAGTTCAGTATATACTGAAAGGACTGAAGTGTAGTTGTAAAGCTAACATCAGATGCAGTTCTGCTACTGAAGTCCTATCAGGAGGTCAAGTGTTGACCTGTGGATGAGTGAGATGCAGTTTTGTGGTTCCAAGAATATGTGTGACAAAGGCTGAATTTCTGCAAAGTGTAAGCTGAAAAACTGGCAAAAAAGATCAGACTGAAACTGAAGCAGAAAGCTGGAAAGTTTTTTAGCAAAACAAGAAATACAACGTATTTTAGTTTTTGTCAGCGCCAAATCTTTGTTCACAATGGAATGGTTCCTTTTAGGAGTTATTTCTCATGTATTTCACATGTTTTTACAGCTTTTAGTgaagttttgaaacaaaaagtgttttgagatgaaaggttttgttttgaaagcatCAGAAATCTAACAGCTCAAGAACTCTTTGGGAACAGGGCTTCAATTCCTCACAGGACCTCTGAGAATGGTTGTCAAATCTCCCTTATTTCTTTACACCCAACAGGTCTGTGGGGTACTACACTGactgaaaacacagctgaaaaccGAGAACTCTATGTAAAGACCACTCTGCGAGAGCTGCTAGTCTATATTGTGTTCTTGGTGGATATCTGTCTATGTAAGTAGCTGTCACATCTCACAGGCGGTTTTTCTGTGCACAGTGTGAGAGGAGGAATGTGAGGTTTTATAACTGGACTTCTTCCCTCCATTTTAGGTGTTAAATTTATTGTACATGCACTCACTGCAGCAAACAGGCATAATGTTAACCTACAGAATAGCTATTGCACTCAAAAAAGAAGTAACTCACTACAGCTTTACACTAAACTGATACTGGCTAGGTTTAAGCAGTATTTCCTGAACCACTCCATCAGTTTTACCCATCAACTCCACAGTCCTGAGAGAATCTGCCCAGGGTCTTTTCACAGTTTCATGGCAAGCGTTCAAGCCCCAGAGAGCAGCTCTAGAAACTTCCTAGGATCACAGACACAGGGATCAGAAATGTTTCCCCCTCTCAGACTTGAGGGGTGGCTGAGGTGATAATGCAGATGGCAGCTCACATTGTTGCTCCTGAGTGGATTTAATGCAGCCCTGTACTGAATGCTAATGGACTTTGTGTGGGTAGAACAAtggctgtttgttttttgggaAGGTTCATTTTTTATCACAAAAGAACACCTGTGGCATGAGACAGTGAAAAGGCTTATTTTTCATGGACCCTATGGCAGGAGAGATACACAGACAATACCAACCTGAGTTACTATCACACTGGCCCAGGGAAACAGTGCCTCAGTCACTCTTCCAAAAGAACCAAGACATGCACACGGACATACATGCACACGCACTTGTGCTCTGACTCATCGGCGGGGGGTTGAATGTCAGCTGCTTTATTTTCATGGTGCCCTTTCAACAGTAGGACATGTTCTCAGTGATCACAGTGATGGATGTTTTCCTGTCAGGAGGTGCACTGGAGAGCTGCAGCAACATGTTCAGGGCAGTTAAACAACCCCACTCTTGTCTGAGATTCCTTGGTAAATGAAATCTTACCTGGAGCTTTTGATTTGAGGAAATGGGGTTGTCTCTATACCTTCAAAGGCTCAGATCAGGACTAAGTGCCTTCAAAATATAGGTCATGGACTCTGttctaagaaagaaaatttctgaGAGAAATTTTTGTCTGAGGAAAAGAATTCTATGTCACTCAGGAGCTTCAATTACATAATCTAATGGTCTTTTCTGGCTTTCAAGCTCTTATAATCTGTCAATATGACAGTTTAAATCCTGGAGCACACAGCAAATTAGGTTGTAAATCCCTTGGTAAACAGGAAGTAATGTGATAAGAGCTCCAAATGTTTCTTCATCAGTAGAAACCATCCTTCTCTGGGTCATGTCCAGGATTAAATTCTGAACTTTTAAAGTTTAGCACTGGAGTACAAGGCTAAACTCCTTAAGGTCTTAGATTCATCTCTAAGATCTTCAGTGTGAATAGCTCCTTCGAATTAGGGATTAAAGGCCAGGAGACCAGGAAAAAGGAGTAGGATTCCCTGCCCTGTTCCTAACCATAGGCTTCTCACTGAGCATGGTAGAAACACAGGAGTCAGGGCCTTTGAGGCTTTGAAGGCAAAACCAGCCCTGCAAGGAGAGCTGTTGCTCTGGTGAAGCAAAACAAGCTAAGATACCAGAACAGGCCAGAATAGTCAAGGTAGATGTAATGGGAAAAGGGAGTGAAGAGGCAGGCTGAGATTCCTCCTACCAGTGCTGCCTTGAGAAGGGTATGAGCTCTGAGTCACATAGCTTGGTGCCTCTATAAAAACACTTCTTTTCCCCAGTCTCCTCTCCAGATCATGTCTTGCTGGGGGAAACCAAAGTGCTTTTGCTGAGCATCAAACTCTTCTCTTGCTCAGCTTACCTGTGATAGTACAAGCTATGCAGACAGTGAATGTAAATCAGGTTCCACTATTCAGATGCAAGAGAGAaccctcctcttttctcctctcttgtaGTGACATATGGAATGACAAGCTCCAATGCCTATTACTACACCAAAGTGATGTCCGAGCTCTTCCTGCAGACCTCTTCGGACAGCAGTGTTTCCTTCCACTCCATTGGTAGCATGGCTGACTTTTGGGTGGTGAGTAGAAATCTGGCCCAGCACGAGGAGTGCTGGAAATCCATTGACACTGGGGCTCTGCACTGTACCTCTCTGCGCCTGCCTGATTTTGTCTAGGTTGGGATATTTTGTTCCCTCTGAAAGTGCTTTCAGCAAGGCATTCTGCTGCCACAAACTCCTGCCAGCTGTTGGCAGAAGTTACAGTatcatttgcattaaaaataatcactgatgaTGTGAAATATATTATATTCCTTTGAGCACTGTGGCCAGAATACTGGCTAAGCTAAGTGTTGTGAGTGTATGGACAAGTCCGTTCCCCAGAAACTTATCGGCTAAACAGACAGGAtataacaggaaaaagaaattgctatGATGTGATGCTCATTGCACAGACAGGGAGCTCAGGCCCAGAGAGGTCAAGTGAATTACTCCAGGTTTCCTTGTGACAGAAATGGCTTTGAATCATATGATCTGGTGTCTTATCAATGAGCATATGTCAATTTCATGGGCATCTGTGGGAACTGTATACTTAACCCGTCTGTAATTCAGGCCTGGGCCAGCCTGGTCTATAGATTCTTTATGAAGAAGCTCAGTGAAAATTTGCACTAACTTTTATCAGAAGAGaataaagaggggaaaagagatcTGGGGTCAGTCACATTTCCATCTGAAAATTGGAGAAGGAATAAGATAGGCCACAATGAAGGTTGTTGAGATATTGCAGCCACTTGTGTAATCCAGTAAACCAGAAATTGCTTGTcaattttctttacctttttctgAAATACTAGAAAAGTACAATGAACTACGTCACTGTTGTTTTCCCCACTATTTCCAGGGCAGTGGTACATCTCTTTTCCATCCTGTAATTCCCAGCTCATGCCAGGGCAACTCCTCCAAACTTGTGTTCACTGAAGAGGAAGGGACAAAGAAGCATGTAGGCCCCTCATCTCTTCATTAGCACAAAGTACAAGCAAGCATATTTATAGGCCTGTGAGAAGCCAGTAACCACACTCCTGCCCAGCATCCCTCTTCCACCCTGTGGCTCCATCCAGCCTTGGTCTTTCCCCTCTTTAGCACATAGTCAACATAAGCTCTACCACTTCCCAGCTtgagaagcagagagagacaggTCAGGCCTCATTATCTCAAGCCCAGGTCAAGGAAAGTTTTCTGAGGTGTGGGCTATGAATGAGatgctctcctctccctttcttGCAGTATGCACAAGGCCCCCTTCTGAATAATCTTTACTGGACCAAGTGGTACAACAACCAGTCCCTAGCAGCGCACGGCACCCAGTCATACATCTATTATGAGAATCTGCTGTTGGGTGTCCCACGCATGCGACAGCTGAAGGTGAAGAACAATTCCTGTGTGGTCCATGATGACTTCAAAGAGGAAATCTCAGGCTGCTATGATGTATActcagaagaaaaggaggaaagagtctCCTTTGGACTCATCAATGGAACAGCGTAAGTATATCTGCTTCTGCTGTTCAGGTTagaaaatctgtgtgtgtgtgtgtgtgtgtgtttaattgTCCCTAATTGGTCTATTCTAGCTAAAATGAGATCTACTGAGCTGCAGGATTTGGGGGATAAATTTCTCACATAAAGGTGGAATTCCCTTTGCAACCAGAGACAGTGAGTGCTTTGTGTCTATCAATAAAGCCAAATGTCTCTCTGAGGAAAAGTAGACCAGAACGAGGGGCAGAGTGAGACGTGCTGGGGAAGCAGCAAGAAATCAGGAAGAGACTTAGGTAGAGAtagtctggggggggggaggggggaggagggattgtttgtttgcttttgttcttttttaagagAATGAGGATGGATAGAAACCTTTGGAATCAGATCTAACAAATGGATGACACTATTTGCTTTTCTCCTGGAATTTAGGAGCCAGAGATAAGTAAGTGCATCCCTTTCATCCCGGAAACCCATTCCAAGCCTGTTTTTGCAGACCAGAGATGTCTGAATCATTTTCTTAAGACCCAGCTCTCCTAGTTTCTTCATTGAAAGACCTGTAAAACCAATGACAGGTTTTTCGTCTCACACTTGGATCTTTTTTAGTGATGATTCATATGATTGTTGTGGATTTTCTCTGTACTAATGGGACACAGCTGCAGCTTATTAACTCCTTGATTGCTGCATGTGTCTTGGTCTGCGAAAGAAAAGCTGTTGCttgtaaggaaaaataaatgcaagcacATAGAAAGCAATATAGTGGATCCTGGGAGTAACCTCCAGCAAAACAGGACAGTGGAAAAACCTATGAACCTGCAGAATCATCCCTCTATTACACAGCAAGTCATGCTGTGTCACTGGCAGGAAGCAGTAGATCATAAGTCTATCAGCAATGAAGAAATGATGTAGCTTCAGATCCAGAATAGAGAGTTAGGTGCCAACTCTTGAATTAAATCCCTGTGTCCCTTGATGATGTAGTTGCATTCTTCTCTTGGCTGCTAAATTATATCCTAGCCTGTGGACTGTGATACCTTTGCCTATGGCTTGTCTCCTGCAGGTGGAGGTACCATTCTGAGGAGCAACTGGGTGGTTCATCTCACTGGGGAAGACTAACCAGCTATAGCGGCGGAGGATACTACATAGACCTCAAGTTGACCAGAGAAGAGAGTGCTGAAGCCCTGAAGGTCTTGAAAGAGAAGTTGTGGCTGGATCGAGGGACACGAGTTGTCTTCATTGATTTCTCAGTGTACAATGCAAATATCAATCTGTTCTGTGTTCTGAGGTAGGCTGAGTCTCACTGGAAacccttttgcctctctctttttattcAGTGCCACAGTTTCTTATAATGTAAATTATAATGTTTCTTATAATGTAAATTGTGATCTGGTCCATCATGCATAGGCCCGAGAGGCATCAGTAGCTCTTGTACGTATTAGTAAGAAGACTCGGTCTTCCTGACACAATAGTCACTCTTCTCTTGACCTTTCCTCCTGTCCTATTATGAGCAGTGAAGTATCAGAGATAAGATTGCATAAACACATGCACATCTCTTCCACTCATGGTTTGGTGGATAGCTCATGCTCAAGTCTGATGCCTCTCAAAATTATCTAAGAGCCTCCAGCATCCCATTTGTAATTATAGGGTGGGGTTTTTGTCTCCTTCAAGGTTAGTGGTTGAGTTTCCAGCCACCGGTGGTGCCATTCCCTCCTGGCAAATCCGAACAGTCAAGCTTATACGATATGTCACCACATGGGACTTCTTCATTGTTGCCTGTGAAATTGTCTTCTGTGTCTTCATCTTCTACTATGTGGTAGAGGAGATCCTGGAATTGCAGATCCACAAGCTTCAGTATTTCAGCAGTATCTGGAATATCCTGGATGTGGTTGTCATTCTGGTGAGGATCCCTACACACTTGTTTTGGGGGAGCAATGGCAGGGAGGTGTAAGGgccaaaacaaacaaaggaaCAGGAAAGCTGGCCAGATAAGACAAGAGTGGACCTGTGTTTTGCTCCAAAAGTAAAATGAACCAGCAGAACAAGGTGAACACTTACTCTTCCATTGCCTATTAGGAGAAAATTCTTTCTTTAGGGATACTTGAGGGCTGTGAGTTTGGTCAGGCCATCATCCAGTGCATTCAGACCTTATTTCCATACCGATAGTTGGCTGCAGTTGTGCAGCAATACCAAGGAGCTCTGTGACACTTGAATTCATATGGAAACCATAGGCACAGCAGTCACTGCAGACACTTCCTCTTTGCAGCTCTCCATCGTTGCTATTGGGTTTCACATCTTTCGCACCATCGAGGTGAACAGACTGATGGGAGAGCTGCTGAAACACCCTGACACCTACGCAGACTTTGAGTTCCTGGCATTCTGGCAGACCCAGTACAACAATATGAACGCAGTCAACTTATTCTTTGCCTGGATCAAGGTATTATAGGGGTCTGAGAGGTGCAAGGGGTGCAGTCTCAGACCTCTTCCTCCAGATAGTTTGGTGTTTGTCTCATCCATCTCCCTGAGTGAATGCAGTAAAAGCTATAGAACAGAGAAGTATTCCTCAGTAGTACATTCTGTTTACAAGAAATCCAGAAAGATTTTCATCCTGCACTTTGAGGCCAGTTCTTTGGAGATGTGGGACAAGACGATGAACTCAGAAGTTGTGGTGTAAAAGGGTTGTTTGAAGACACTGAGCACCATACGACTTTGTCCTCCAAATTACTAAAATGGTACAGGATGGACAATCAAGCAAACcatgttcttttttcttgatgGCCACCCAACAGCTGGAAATGGTTTGTCTGTTGGTACGGGCTCTGCATTTCAACCAAAACCTTATGACGTGGTGGAAAGCCATTCCACACCCAGGGCTTCTCATTATCTTCAATTCATGAGTTCTTACAGCAGACCCTCTTTACATTTTCCTGAGACACAAGGAACAAATAAACTTTCTTATGGTCCCATAGGAACGTAGTGATACACCTGGGATAAACATCTTGAACTCTAGGCCGCTGTTCTCCCAGCCCGGTTGTCTCCTCAGTGCCTTAGTATTATAATGACTCTCTTAACTTAGCAAACATGTACATAGCTGATGGATTTGCCTAACTTTGTCCCTGTTCTTTCATCTTGCAGATATTCAAGTATATTAGCTTTAACAAAACAATGACCCAACTGTCCTCCACACTGGCACGCTGTGCTAAGGACATCCTGGGCTTTGCCATTATGTTCTTCATTGTCTTCTTTGCCTATGCCCAACTGGGTTACCTTCTTTTTGGGACACAAGTGGAAAACTTCAGTACCTTTGTTAAATGCATGTAAGTGTGTAAGTCATAATtacatttttgtcattttcaGCTGTCAGTAACAGAATTTTAGCTACTTTCCAACCCCAATCCAATTAGGGATTTGTTGCATTTCATGTAATAAAGCTATGGTGGCTAAAATGTTGCTGGTTGTCCCACTGCTGTAACATCCTCAAGGAAAAAGAAtgcagtgaggggaaaaaacagggGTTACAGACAGAATTTTGGTTGTCTGGTGTTTATTATCAGAGATGTGAATGGCTGATCCTACATAGACTTCGAGGCTCCTTTCACCCCCATGATTAAATGGAAAATCCAGCCTTTTCAGAGCAAGTGTTTAACAAGccatttcattttgctgaactCTAGACAGCTTTCACTTGATATGGAGTTGCTAGGCTCACTGAGGGCACTCAGCATGCAGAACAGTTCAGAGTCATTTTGCAGAAGAGCATCACAGCTCAGTTGATAGTTTAGCTTCTCCAGGTCATTCTCTCACCTTCTCACCCACTGTGGGTCTATAACAGTGGTAGAATGATGCTGCCTGACCATTGCTGACATGTGGGCTCTTTGTTTTTCTATATACCAGCAGACAGCTGTAGGCTGTAATTAGGTTACACGTCTCTGTCATTCCAGTGGCAAGAACT
This window contains:
- the PKD2L1 gene encoding polycystin-2-like protein 1: MSSSHLNNRAESHLRASEEHELEAVGKKAWDNPVYNGSPSTSLKIRAIYNPKSILENPYENFEEVGGPLPCSEQQSKAVDGKTSPFPKCCFYIFKGIRGLWGTTLTENTAENRELYVKTTLRELLVYIVFLVDICLLTYGMTSSNAYYYTKVMSELFLQTSSDSSVSFHSIGSMADFWVYAQGPLLNNLYWTKWYNNQSLAAHGTQSYIYYENLLLGVPRMRQLKVKNNSCVVHDDFKEEISGCYDVYSEEKEERVSFGLINGTAWRYHSEEQLGGSSHWGRLTSYSGGGYYIDLKLTREESAEALKVLKEKLWLDRGTRVVFIDFSVYNANINLFCVLRLVVEFPATGGAIPSWQIRTVKLIRYVTTWDFFIVACEIVFCVFIFYYVVEEILELQIHKLQYFSSIWNILDVVVILLSIVAIGFHIFRTIEVNRLMGELLKHPDTYADFEFLAFWQTQYNNMNAVNLFFAWIKIFKYISFNKTMTQLSSTLARCAKDILGFAIMFFIVFFAYAQLGYLLFGTQVENFSTFVKCIFTQFRIILGDFDYNSIDNANRVLGPIYFVTYVFFVFFVLLNMFLAIINDTYSEVKEELSSQKDELQLSDILKQSYNRTLMRLKLKKERISDVQKALQNGTKELDFEDFKNSLKKLGHADHEITATFSRFDKDGNQILDEEEQQQMKHDLEEKRVALNTEIENLGKSYGGNNLDENLAYIEAKTNHASWVSKEELQVLLQRVLQLEQSISSIGSKTDAVVSKLEVLERNKLKWKDLIGKPLDNISKEEEPSQEELVHQSPDHLRKREPEGWGMECLQRNSLSGSSAQNGIYPNLPRSNLPGSQVSKNTRPQSDVHF